The following are encoded together in the Pectobacterium wasabiae CFBP 3304 genome:
- the proB gene encoding glutamate 5-kinase — protein MSGSQTLVVKLGTSVLTGGSRRLNRAHIVELVRQCAQQHAAGHRIVIVTSGAIAAGREHLGYPELPATIATKQLLAAVGQSRLIQLWEQLFSIYGIHVGQMLLTRADMEDRERFLNARDTMRALLDNNIVPVINENDAVATAEIKVGDNDNLSALAAILADADKLLLLTDQAGLFTADPRNNPDAELIREVTGINDALRSIAGDSVSGLGTGGMSTKLQAADVACRAGIDVVIAAGSKPGVIGDVIADISVGTRFHALDAPLESRKHWIFGAPPAGEITVDDGALSAILERGSSLLPKGIRTVEGNFSRGEVIRVRSLAGRDVAHAVTRYNSDALRMIAGHHSQQIADILGYEYGPVAIHRDDMIIN, from the coding sequence ATGAGCGGCAGCCAGACTTTGGTTGTGAAACTGGGCACCAGCGTGCTAACTGGCGGTTCGCGCCGTCTTAACCGTGCCCATATTGTTGAACTGGTGCGCCAGTGTGCGCAGCAACATGCGGCAGGGCATCGGATTGTTATTGTTACGTCGGGGGCGATTGCCGCCGGGCGCGAACATTTAGGTTACCCCGAACTCCCAGCCACGATTGCGACCAAACAACTGCTGGCCGCCGTGGGTCAAAGCCGCCTGATTCAACTGTGGGAACAGTTGTTTTCCATCTACGGTATCCACGTCGGACAAATGCTGCTGACGCGTGCGGATATGGAAGATCGTGAACGTTTCCTCAATGCGCGCGATACCATGCGGGCGCTGCTGGATAACAACATCGTTCCAGTGATTAATGAAAACGACGCGGTTGCTACCGCTGAGATCAAGGTTGGTGACAACGACAATCTGTCCGCGCTGGCGGCGATTTTGGCCGATGCGGATAAGCTGCTGTTGCTGACCGATCAGGCTGGGCTGTTTACCGCCGATCCGCGTAATAATCCTGATGCTGAGCTGATCCGTGAAGTGACCGGTATTAACGATGCACTACGCAGCATTGCAGGGGATAGCGTGTCTGGCCTCGGAACGGGTGGGATGTCGACCAAATTGCAGGCTGCCGATGTGGCCTGTCGCGCGGGTATCGATGTAGTGATTGCCGCAGGCAGCAAGCCCGGCGTGATCGGTGATGTGATTGCCGATATTTCCGTTGGAACGCGTTTTCATGCACTCGATGCACCGCTGGAAAGCCGTAAACATTGGATTTTTGGTGCGCCTCCTGCGGGAGAAATCACCGTTGATGACGGCGCACTCTCTGCGATCCTCGAACGCGGCAGCTCACTGTTGCCTAAAGGCATTCGTACCGTGGAAGGCAATTTCTCTCGTGGCGAAGTGATCCGCGTGCGCAGTCTGGCGGGCCGCGATGTGGCACATGCCGTGACGCGCTATAACAGCGATGCGCTGCGTATGATAGCCGGGCATCACTCTCAACAAATTGCCGATATTCTTGGCTACGAATATGGTCCGGTGGCTATCCATCGTGACGACATGATTATCAATTAA